One stretch of Priestia megaterium DNA includes these proteins:
- a CDS encoding aldo/keto reductase, translated as MSNHLQDTVTLHNGVKMPWLGLGVFKVEEGPELVNAVKTAIVKGYRSIDTAAIYGNEEGVGEGIRQGLKEAGLSREDIFVTSKVWNADLGYEETLAAYETSLQKLGLEYLDLYLIHWPVEGKYKEAWKALETLYKEEKVRAVGVSNFQIHHLEDLMKDGDVKPVINQVEYHPRLTQKELHAFCQKHDIQLEAWSPLMQGELLDNDVLKGIAEKHGKSVAQIILRWDLQNGVVTIPKSTKEHRIVENSSLFDFELDAEDVSKIDGLNQNHRVGPDPDNFDF; from the coding sequence ATGAGTAATCATTTGCAAGATACAGTAACACTTCACAACGGAGTCAAAATGCCTTGGCTTGGACTAGGTGTATTTAAAGTAGAAGAAGGGCCTGAATTAGTGAATGCGGTGAAAACAGCTATCGTCAAAGGCTATCGCAGCATTGATACGGCAGCTATTTATGGAAATGAAGAAGGTGTAGGAGAAGGAATTCGCCAAGGTCTGAAAGAAGCAGGTCTTTCACGCGAAGACATTTTTGTTACATCAAAAGTTTGGAACGCAGATTTAGGCTATGAAGAGACACTAGCTGCTTACGAAACAAGCTTACAAAAGCTTGGCTTAGAATATTTAGATCTATACTTAATTCACTGGCCGGTAGAAGGTAAGTATAAAGAAGCGTGGAAAGCATTAGAAACGCTTTATAAAGAAGAAAAAGTAAGAGCTGTGGGTGTAAGTAATTTTCAAATTCATCATTTAGAAGACTTAATGAAAGATGGAGATGTTAAGCCTGTTATTAACCAAGTGGAGTATCATCCTCGTTTGACGCAAAAAGAGCTGCATGCTTTTTGTCAAAAGCACGATATTCAGCTAGAAGCATGGTCTCCGCTTATGCAAGGAGAATTGCTAGATAACGATGTGTTAAAAGGAATTGCTGAAAAACACGGTAAATCAGTTGCTCAAATTATTTTGCGATGGGATCTGCAAAACGGAGTTGTAACGATTCCAAAATCAACAAAAGAACATCGTATTGTTGAAAATTCATCGTTATTTGATTTTGAATTGGATGCTGAAGACGTAAGCAAAATTGATGGATTAAATCAAAATCACCGGGTAGGTCCAGATCCGGACAATTTTGATTTTTAA
- a CDS encoding CBO0543 family protein: protein MERTLLKGLTVLCAVLFPFVVKKPKFKEMLIVFFAKGILATLIDAYAVNTNRIKYPVRPYPRIFSTNILYDLLFFPLLSMVWVRQSYEDKLPAILLKSLMWSVPMSISQWYLERNSNLFKWKKWTIFHTFASVSFTLLTIRGVAGLVKKADKKL from the coding sequence ATGGAACGAACACTGCTAAAAGGGCTAACTGTGTTGTGTGCAGTTCTTTTTCCTTTTGTTGTAAAAAAACCGAAATTTAAAGAAATGCTGATTGTCTTTTTTGCAAAAGGGATTTTAGCCACGCTTATTGATGCTTATGCTGTAAACACGAATCGAATCAAATATCCTGTTCGGCCGTATCCTCGCATTTTTTCAACTAATATTTTATATGATCTGCTGTTTTTTCCTTTGCTAAGTATGGTTTGGGTTAGACAATCTTATGAAGACAAGCTTCCTGCAATCTTACTAAAAAGCTTGATGTGGAGCGTGCCGATGAGTATCAGCCAGTGGTATTTAGAGAGAAATAGCAATCTGTTTAAATGGAAAAAGTGGACCATCTTTCATACATTTGCAAGTGTTAGTTTTACATTGCTGACAATCAGGGGGGTAGCTGGCCTTGTCAAAAAAGCAGATAAAAAGCTATAG
- a CDS encoding Fur-regulated basic protein FbpA, whose translation MTKQAYSHIQCKKTSMIDLLLDAGVYKKGNKQLYELTLQELEIEYEAISQQRISR comes from the coding sequence ATGACAAAACAAGCTTACTCTCACATACAATGTAAAAAAACATCAATGATTGATTTATTGCTGGATGCAGGGGTTTATAAAAAAGGAAACAAGCAGCTATATGAGCTTACGCTTCAAGAACTAGAAATAGAATACGAAGCTATTTCACAACAGCGCATATCCCGATGA
- a CDS encoding GNAT family N-acetyltransferase, translating to MTEALTIRSLTTTNELEEVRALESRVWGEEEATPVHQTLTAVKNGGLVLGAFLNEKLIGFQYSFPGFDGTCVYLCSHILAVDPAYRSMGIGAKLKHAQRQESKKIGYSYISWTYDPLESANGYLNIGKLGAVCSTYIENCYGDMNDPLNADLPSDRFVVEWASSEDTKRAQLLYTPDQIMDASLIQWTLTDEGFPSVTDIDEKLLDHDVVSVAIPSAFQQMKEASPSLALDWRMRTRHVFQTCFAKGFEVTDFMKYPESSAPVHFYILTKKEVQK from the coding sequence ATGACTGAAGCCTTAACGATTCGTTCACTTACAACAACCAATGAACTAGAAGAGGTACGCGCATTAGAAAGCCGCGTCTGGGGGGAAGAAGAAGCAACGCCCGTTCATCAAACCTTAACCGCTGTTAAAAACGGAGGTCTTGTTCTTGGTGCGTTTCTAAATGAAAAGCTGATTGGCTTTCAATATAGTTTTCCAGGGTTTGACGGAACGTGCGTCTATTTATGTTCTCATATATTAGCAGTTGACCCTGCCTATCGCAGCATGGGTATCGGTGCCAAGCTTAAGCATGCGCAGCGGCAAGAAAGTAAAAAAATAGGGTATTCATATATCAGCTGGACGTACGATCCGTTAGAAAGCGCCAACGGGTATTTAAATATTGGAAAGCTTGGAGCCGTTTGTTCTACGTATATTGAAAACTGCTACGGAGATATGAATGATCCGTTAAATGCTGACTTGCCTTCTGATCGATTCGTTGTAGAATGGGCATCCTCAGAGGATACAAAGCGAGCTCAGCTTCTCTATACGCCAGATCAAATAATGGACGCATCGCTCATTCAATGGACGTTAACGGATGAAGGGTTTCCTTCTGTTACAGATATTGATGAAAAATTGTTGGATCATGACGTCGTGTCTGTAGCTATTCCGTCTGCTTTTCAGCAAATGAAAGAAGCTTCTCCTTCTCTTGCATTGGACTGGCGGATGCGTACAAGACACGTATTTCAAACGTGTTTTGCAAAAGGGTTTGAAGTAACAGACTTCATGAAGTATCCAGAAAGCAGCGCACCCGTTCATTTTTATATTTTAACGAAAAAAGAGGTGCAAAAATGA
- a CDS encoding sigma-54 interaction domain-containing protein — MNSEWNENQWILHSLKDDLLVTDEKGIIVRIHEGTGNIYDVKAEKLLGKSVYELEKQGLFTPIVTPIVLETKKKITLVQTTKQGKQVLVTGIPVKDEKGEIKRIVSYSHDVTELMEMKTYLDAMEGEMQRVKSELMLLRNQNLSTEGIVCNSEKMQHVLRTAVHVSNVDVNILLLGQSGVGKTHLAKLIHNKSTRSKGPFIEVNCGAIPDHLFEAELFGYEAGAFTGASKNGKVGLVELADGGTLFLDEVGELSPAHQVKILKLIQEKQFYSVGGRKPKTVDFRLIAATNKDLEKAVAEKEFREDLYFRLSVVPITIPSLNERPEDIFPLLTHFAEQFEKKYNRKRTFDNAVIHALLAHEWKGNVRELINVIEHAVVVSSQTLITMEHLPHSLHRKKRIQHVEEHGEMKLNDALNELEKEILVKAKKQYKTTTEIGEALGISQPSVVRKLKKHSVF; from the coding sequence ATGAATTCAGAATGGAATGAAAATCAGTGGATCCTTCATTCATTAAAAGATGATTTGCTTGTCACGGATGAAAAAGGCATCATTGTCCGAATACATGAAGGAACGGGAAACATTTACGATGTAAAAGCTGAAAAACTGCTGGGAAAGTCTGTTTATGAACTTGAAAAACAAGGGTTATTTACACCAATCGTTACGCCAATTGTGCTTGAAACAAAGAAGAAAATTACGCTTGTACAAACAACTAAACAAGGCAAGCAAGTGCTCGTTACAGGCATTCCTGTCAAAGATGAAAAAGGAGAGATTAAAAGAATCGTCAGCTATTCTCATGATGTGACGGAGCTTATGGAAATGAAAACATATCTTGATGCGATGGAAGGCGAAATGCAGCGTGTAAAGAGCGAGCTTATGCTGCTGCGGAACCAAAATCTATCAACAGAAGGAATTGTATGCAACAGCGAAAAGATGCAGCACGTTCTTCGTACGGCTGTTCACGTTTCGAATGTAGACGTAAATATTTTACTTTTAGGGCAGTCAGGAGTAGGAAAAACGCACTTAGCCAAGCTGATACATAACAAAAGTACAAGAAGCAAAGGGCCGTTTATTGAAGTGAACTGCGGGGCGATTCCAGATCATTTATTTGAAGCTGAACTGTTTGGCTATGAAGCGGGTGCTTTTACCGGTGCATCTAAAAATGGAAAAGTGGGGCTAGTCGAATTAGCAGATGGAGGTACGCTTTTTTTAGATGAAGTGGGAGAACTGTCACCGGCGCATCAAGTAAAAATCTTAAAGCTCATTCAAGAAAAACAGTTTTATTCTGTTGGAGGAAGAAAGCCTAAAACCGTGGACTTTCGCTTAATTGCAGCGACGAACAAAGATTTAGAAAAAGCCGTTGCTGAAAAAGAATTTCGAGAAGATTTATATTTTCGTTTAAGCGTCGTACCGATTACCATTCCATCTTTGAACGAGCGCCCTGAAGATATTTTTCCGCTGCTCACACATTTTGCCGAGCAGTTTGAAAAGAAATATAACCGAAAAAGAACGTTTGATAATGCGGTTATTCACGCACTGCTTGCACATGAGTGGAAAGGAAACGTACGAGAGTTAATCAATGTGATTGAACACGCCGTGGTTGTGTCTTCACAAACGCTGATTACAATGGAGCATTTGCCGCATTCTCTGCATAGAAAAAAACGGATTCAGCACGTTGAAGAACATGGGGAAATGAAGCTTAATGACGCGTTAAACGAGCTGGAAAAAGAGATATTAGTAAAAGCAAAAAAACAGTATAAAACGACAACAGAAATAGGTGAAGCACTTGGAATCAGTCAGCCTTCAGTTGTTAGAAAATTAAAAAAACATTCCGTTTTTTAA
- a CDS encoding IDEAL domain-containing protein — MIYIEKHPTDSQPIRMDILDSIFAKMVLNKAIRDFRRDQILREVDQTLEERNKEKFFQLIEELKSIS, encoded by the coding sequence TTGATTTATATCGAAAAGCACCCGACAGACTCGCAGCCCATCCGTATGGATATCCTCGATTCTATATTTGCTAAAATGGTATTAAATAAGGCTATCCGAGATTTTAGAAGAGATCAAATTTTACGTGAAGTCGATCAAACATTAGAAGAAAGAAACAAAGAGAAATTTTTTCAATTAATTGAAGAATTAAAATCAATTTCATAA
- a CDS encoding aspartate aminotransferase family protein codes for MTQASLTQLMNSLPDLLAPSMAKDHPNLPVVKAEGCYYYGADGKTYLDFTSGIATANTGHRHPKVVQAIKDSVDHLMHGPSGVIMYESILQLAEELKTVLPRGLDCFFFANSGTEAIEGALKLAKYVTQRPYTVSFTGCFHGRSLGALSVTTSKSKYRKFLQPSGLTYQVPYADVTQCPKGEDPEIYCVEKLERDFDTLFKHQVTPEEVACMIVEPVLGEGGYVIPPKAWLQKIREVCDRHGILLIFDEVQTGFGRTGEWFAAQTFDVTPDIMAIAKGIASGLPLSATVASKQLMEKWPIGTHGTTFGGNPIACSAALATLDVLKEEKLIENSKAMGKYAADQLQHLKAKHEVIGSIRSVGLMIGIEIINPKTKQGDGNLLLEILDKCLEKGVLFYLCGNSGEVIRMIPPLTITKEEIDAGLRVLDEALTEITSLHVI; via the coding sequence ATGACGCAGGCATCACTTACACAGTTAATGAACAGTCTACCAGATTTACTGGCACCAAGCATGGCGAAAGATCATCCTAATTTACCGGTGGTAAAAGCAGAAGGCTGCTACTACTACGGAGCGGACGGAAAAACGTATTTAGATTTCACATCAGGTATTGCAACAGCGAATACGGGTCATCGTCATCCTAAAGTTGTACAAGCGATTAAAGATAGCGTTGATCATCTTATGCACGGTCCGTCAGGTGTGATTATGTACGAATCTATTTTACAGCTTGCCGAAGAGTTAAAAACAGTGTTGCCAAGAGGCTTGGACTGCTTTTTCTTTGCCAACAGCGGGACCGAAGCAATTGAAGGAGCGTTAAAACTGGCAAAATACGTTACGCAAAGACCTTATACTGTTTCGTTTACGGGCTGCTTTCACGGCCGTTCTCTCGGAGCGCTTAGCGTGACGACATCAAAAAGCAAATACCGGAAATTTCTTCAGCCATCGGGCTTAACGTATCAAGTGCCTTATGCAGACGTGACTCAGTGTCCAAAAGGAGAAGATCCGGAAATCTACTGCGTGGAAAAGTTAGAAAGAGATTTTGACACTTTGTTTAAGCATCAAGTAACGCCGGAAGAAGTAGCGTGCATGATTGTAGAGCCGGTTCTTGGAGAAGGCGGCTACGTGATTCCTCCGAAAGCGTGGCTGCAAAAAATAAGAGAAGTGTGCGACAGACACGGGATTCTGCTTATTTTTGATGAAGTGCAAACCGGTTTTGGACGCACCGGAGAGTGGTTTGCAGCTCAAACGTTTGACGTGACACCTGACATCATGGCAATTGCAAAAGGCATAGCATCAGGACTTCCGTTAAGTGCTACTGTAGCTTCCAAACAGCTAATGGAAAAGTGGCCAATTGGTACACACGGAACCACTTTTGGAGGCAATCCCATTGCTTGTTCAGCAGCGCTTGCGACGTTGGACGTATTAAAAGAAGAAAAGCTGATTGAAAATTCAAAAGCAATGGGGAAATATGCAGCGGATCAGCTTCAGCATTTAAAGGCGAAGCATGAAGTTATCGGAAGCATTCGTTCAGTAGGACTAATGATTGGAATTGAAATTATTAATCCTAAAACAAAGCAAGGTGACGGAAATCTTCTTCTTGAGATTTTAGACAAATGTTTGGAAAAAGGGGTGCTGTTTTACCTTTGCGGAAATAGCGGAGAAGTGATTCGAATGATTCCTCCTTTAACGATTACAAAAGAAGAAATTGATGCCGGGCTTCGCGTGTTAGACGAAGCATTGACAGAAATCACAAGTCTTCACGTGATCTAA
- a CDS encoding sodium:solute symporter: MNGLDMTVMFVYFGVLVVAGIIGSLKAKSSEDFILAGRNLGMFMYLGCLSAVILGGASTIGTAQLGYEHGLSGIWFVTMIGLGIITLGTIFIKRISSLKVTTISELLGKRYNAQAQIISAVVAAIYTLMVSVTQVIGMGTIIHALLGWNMTASMLIGGSIVLFYTILGGMWSVTVTDIIQFVVMTVAIFGFMLPISVSEAGGLKALAGDLPSSYFDFSSIGYGQIFQYFLLYTLGMAVSQDIWQRVFTARTEKIARNGSIFAGVYSIAYAIAGSVIGMCAYLLLPNAESSQSIFATLAVQILPQGLLGLVLAGVCSALMSTASGTLLASSTLISNDIIKKVWLKNISEKNYLILTRVNTLIVGVLAIVFALWIQDVLVALDVAYAILSGAIFVPFVVSLFWKDIHPKAGVSAIVVSTLVVLGGLLIEGLSSTTPILYGISSSIIIMAGFAVMARNKELSDQEPVSEDVK, from the coding sequence ATGAACGGACTGGATATGACGGTTATGTTTGTCTATTTTGGCGTATTGGTTGTAGCTGGTATTATTGGCTCGTTAAAAGCAAAGTCATCAGAAGATTTTATTTTAGCCGGACGAAACTTAGGGATGTTCATGTATTTAGGGTGTTTGTCTGCCGTTATTTTAGGCGGAGCGTCGACGATTGGAACGGCTCAGCTTGGCTATGAGCACGGGCTGTCTGGCATTTGGTTTGTAACGATGATTGGACTTGGAATCATTACGCTTGGCACGATTTTTATTAAGCGGATTTCGTCGTTGAAAGTGACAACTATCAGCGAACTGCTAGGAAAAAGATATAACGCTCAAGCGCAAATTATCAGCGCCGTTGTTGCCGCTATTTATACACTCATGGTATCAGTCACTCAAGTGATTGGAATGGGAACCATCATTCATGCGTTGCTTGGATGGAACATGACGGCATCGATGTTAATTGGCGGTTCGATTGTTCTGTTCTATACGATTTTAGGCGGAATGTGGAGCGTAACGGTCACTGATATTATTCAGTTTGTTGTGATGACGGTGGCGATTTTTGGATTTATGCTTCCAATAAGCGTATCGGAAGCAGGCGGTCTCAAAGCACTTGCCGGAGATTTGCCATCATCTTATTTTGATTTTTCATCCATTGGATACGGTCAAATCTTTCAGTATTTCCTTCTATATACGCTGGGTATGGCAGTATCTCAAGATATTTGGCAGCGAGTATTCACGGCGCGAACAGAAAAAATTGCGCGAAACGGCTCCATTTTTGCAGGCGTGTACAGCATTGCCTACGCGATTGCGGGAAGTGTAATTGGAATGTGTGCGTATTTGCTGCTGCCAAACGCAGAAAGCAGTCAAAGCATTTTTGCGACGCTTGCAGTTCAAATCCTGCCTCAAGGATTATTAGGTCTCGTACTAGCAGGCGTTTGTTCGGCGCTGATGTCAACTGCTTCAGGAACGCTGCTTGCGTCTTCTACGCTGATTAGTAACGATATTATTAAAAAAGTGTGGCTTAAAAATATTTCGGAGAAAAATTATTTAATTTTAACGCGCGTAAATACGCTTATTGTTGGCGTGCTTGCTATTGTGTTTGCTCTTTGGATTCAAGACGTGCTTGTCGCTTTAGACGTTGCGTATGCCATTTTATCAGGAGCAATTTTTGTTCCGTTTGTTGTGTCGCTGTTTTGGAAAGACATTCATCCAAAAGCAGGGGTTTCAGCTATTGTTGTCAGTACACTAGTAGTACTTGGAGGTCTATTGATTGAAGGACTTTCTTCTACCACGCCAATCCTATACGGAATTTCAAGCAGCATTATTATAATGGCTGGATTTGCGGTTATGGCTCGAAACAAAGAACTGTCTGACCAAGAGCCGGTAAGCGAAGATGTAAAATAA
- the menC gene encoding o-succinylbenzoate synthase: MNIKHVILRHLKMDLLHPFTTSLGKEVDRDFILVEIQDEDGRSGWAESVACADPFYKEETLKTNWHIMEDFLIPLLQQIEIQHPDEVSERFAHIRGNYMAKAALEGAVWDLYARRQNLSLSKALGGSKSQIEVGLSVGIQPTIDETLRKIEAGLNEGYKRIKIKIKPSWDLNLTRAVRNEFPSIPLMVDANSAYTLADADHLAQLDEFDLMMIEQPLAHDDLIDHAELQARMRTPICLDESIHSAEDVRKAIKLGSTQIINIKIGRVGGLTEAKKIHDLCQTHGVPVWCGGMLESGIGRAHNIAITTLANFTLPGDTAASSKYWPRDIVHPEITVNNGIISVPDTPGIGYEPDHDQIQALTLHEKIYTC; encoded by the coding sequence ATGAACATAAAACACGTCATTTTACGGCATTTAAAAATGGATTTACTTCACCCTTTTACCACAAGCCTTGGAAAAGAAGTGGATCGAGATTTTATTTTAGTAGAAATTCAAGACGAAGACGGACGGTCCGGCTGGGCTGAATCCGTAGCGTGCGCGGATCCTTTTTATAAAGAAGAAACGCTTAAAACAAACTGGCACATCATGGAGGATTTTTTAATTCCATTGCTTCAACAGATAGAAATTCAGCATCCTGACGAAGTATCTGAACGCTTTGCTCATATTCGAGGCAATTACATGGCAAAAGCGGCGTTAGAAGGCGCAGTTTGGGATTTGTATGCGCGCAGGCAAAACCTCTCTCTATCTAAAGCGTTAGGAGGCAGTAAAAGTCAAATTGAAGTTGGTCTCAGCGTTGGTATTCAGCCTACGATTGACGAAACGCTTCGAAAAATTGAAGCCGGCTTGAATGAAGGATATAAGCGGATAAAAATTAAAATTAAGCCGAGCTGGGATCTTAACTTGACGCGCGCGGTTCGAAACGAGTTCCCTTCTATTCCGCTGATGGTTGATGCGAACTCTGCTTATACGCTTGCAGATGCTGATCACCTTGCTCAGCTTGATGAGTTTGATTTAATGATGATTGAACAGCCGTTGGCTCATGATGATTTAATTGATCACGCTGAACTGCAGGCCCGCATGCGCACGCCCATTTGCTTAGATGAAAGCATTCATTCAGCTGAAGACGTTCGAAAAGCTATTAAACTTGGAAGCACACAAATTATTAACATTAAAATTGGACGAGTAGGAGGACTAACAGAAGCTAAAAAAATTCATGACCTTTGTCAAACTCACGGTGTGCCCGTATGGTGCGGCGGTATGCTGGAATCAGGTATCGGACGAGCACATAATATTGCCATTACCACACTTGCTAATTTTACGCTTCCCGGAGATACGGCCGCATCATCTAAATACTGGCCGCGTGATATCGTTCATCCGGAAATCACGGTCAACAACGGTATTATTTCCGTTCCTGATACACCAGGCATCGGCTACGAACCTGATCACGATCAGATACAAGCGCTAACTTTACACGAAAAAATCTATACTTGCTAA
- a CDS encoding MurR/RpiR family transcriptional regulator: protein MNQSFQELIKHKFPDLSRGQKKVAEFLVNFMEKGSLYTAGQIGKEAGVSETTVIRLAYALGLNGFSDLQELMRKEWLSSAELKEAASKHAADSAAEEKKPFSEWLSPVDEKELSQAVDALIKSDQVYIAGFRESHTAAYWLYYKMNQLRNHVLLSFPTGFLLETLCNLTSASTVVVFSLPRYTKEALEVAQQAKKQGAKVIAITDRRLSPVGQIADITLLAGTTEHILSLLALSQVVISSMQKRDEKTAGKRQEHLEKLYAEQDIFLE, encoded by the coding sequence ATGAATCAATCATTTCAAGAATTAATTAAACATAAATTCCCTGACCTTTCTCGCGGTCAAAAAAAAGTAGCTGAGTTTCTCGTTAATTTTATGGAAAAAGGCTCGCTGTACACGGCTGGGCAAATTGGCAAAGAAGCAGGGGTCAGTGAAACAACCGTTATTCGTCTAGCTTACGCACTTGGGTTAAATGGTTTTTCTGATTTGCAGGAGCTAATGCGAAAAGAATGGCTTTCTTCTGCCGAATTAAAAGAAGCAGCTAGCAAGCATGCAGCTGATTCTGCAGCGGAAGAAAAGAAACCTTTTAGTGAATGGCTTTCCCCTGTTGACGAAAAGGAATTATCTCAAGCTGTAGATGCGCTTATCAAAAGTGATCAAGTGTATATTGCGGGTTTCCGTGAATCTCATACGGCAGCCTACTGGCTGTATTATAAAATGAATCAGCTTCGCAATCATGTTCTTTTATCTTTTCCAACAGGATTTTTGCTTGAAACGCTATGCAATCTCACGAGCGCATCAACGGTTGTTGTATTTTCACTGCCGCGCTATACAAAAGAAGCGCTTGAAGTAGCTCAGCAGGCTAAAAAACAAGGAGCGAAAGTGATTGCCATTACAGACCGCCGTCTATCTCCGGTAGGTCAAATCGCTGATATCACGCTTTTAGCCGGCACAACCGAACATATTTTATCGCTTCTTGCTCTATCTCAAGTTGTAATTAGCAGCATGCAAAAAAGAGATGAAAAAACGGCTGGAAAAAGACAAGAACATTTGGAAAAGCTCTATGCCGAGCAAGACATCTTTTTAGAATAA
- a CDS encoding arsenic transporter, with the protein MNIEIGIAIFVFTMTMLVIFWRPNGINEAWPASIGAAIILLTGIVSKSDIVDIFGKISGASITIIATIVMAVILESFGFFHWAAARLVSLSKGSGYRLYWYIQLLCFLMTLLFNNDGSILITTPILILLLKNLQLKPHQQIPYLLSGALIATASSAPIGVSNIVNLIALKIVHMSLYMHTAMMFVPATLGLLFMSWLMYTVVKRHLPKKLPHASKDIEESFFTKQFHPLKGSISVETKRKRTQFMLKVLLFVFVMRCLLFVASYFGIPIELVAVLGSLILLIWRWYHLRTNPIDILKKTPWHIFVFAFSMYVIIYGLHNVGLTELLVKVCEPIVNRGLFEASFIMGGLVSILSNLFNNHPALMVGTITLTEMGLDPITLKTIYLANIIGSDMGSLLLPIGTLASLIWMHILKENHIKVKWKDYLKVSLIVIPLTTIVTLFLLFYWVQLIFS; encoded by the coding sequence ATGAATATTGAAATTGGAATTGCCATTTTCGTGTTTACAATGACAATGCTCGTCATTTTTTGGAGGCCAAACGGCATCAACGAAGCATGGCCGGCATCCATAGGAGCAGCCATTATCCTACTTACAGGGATTGTATCCAAATCAGACATTGTTGATATTTTCGGAAAGATAAGCGGCGCTTCTATCACCATTATTGCCACCATTGTTATGGCCGTCATATTAGAAAGTTTCGGATTCTTCCACTGGGCAGCTGCACGGCTAGTGAGTTTATCCAAGGGCTCAGGGTACCGATTATATTGGTACATTCAACTGCTTTGCTTTCTAATGACTTTACTATTTAATAATGACGGCAGTATTTTAATTACCACTCCAATTTTAATTCTACTTTTGAAAAACCTTCAGCTAAAACCCCACCAGCAGATCCCCTACCTTTTAAGTGGAGCGCTTATTGCTACCGCTTCCAGCGCGCCTATAGGTGTAAGTAATATTGTCAATTTGATTGCCTTAAAAATTGTTCATATGTCGCTTTATATGCACACGGCGATGATGTTCGTACCGGCGACACTTGGTTTATTATTTATGTCTTGGCTCATGTATACGGTCGTAAAACGCCATTTGCCAAAAAAACTGCCGCATGCTTCAAAAGATATAGAAGAGAGTTTCTTTACGAAACAGTTTCACCCCTTAAAAGGAAGCATTTCTGTTGAAACAAAACGTAAACGCACACAATTTATGCTGAAAGTTTTATTATTTGTGTTTGTTATGCGCTGTCTCCTATTTGTCGCCTCTTATTTCGGCATACCAATCGAATTGGTTGCTGTACTGGGCTCACTGATCTTACTTATTTGGAGATGGTATCACTTACGTACAAACCCAATTGATATTTTAAAGAAAACGCCGTGGCACATTTTTGTTTTTGCATTTTCGATGTACGTTATTATTTACGGACTGCATAACGTAGGGTTGACGGAGCTACTTGTAAAAGTTTGCGAACCAATTGTAAATCGAGGACTTTTTGAAGCAAGCTTTATCATGGGAGGACTTGTTTCCATTCTTTCTAACTTGTTTAACAATCACCCCGCCCTAATGGTCGGAACCATTACCTTGACTGAAATGGGGCTCGATCCTATTACTCTTAAAACCATTTATCTTGCTAATATTATTGGAAGTGATATGGGCTCGCTTTTATTGCCGATTGGAACACTGGCTTCTCTTATTTGGATGCATATTTTAAAAGAAAATCATATCAAGGTAAAATGGAAAGATTATTTAAAAGTATCACTTATCGTTATCCCGCTTACCACTATCGTTACTCTTTTCCTCCTATTCTACTGGGTTCAGCTCATTTTTTCTTAA